A window from Triticum aestivum cultivar Chinese Spring chromosome 6D, IWGSC CS RefSeq v2.1, whole genome shotgun sequence encodes these proteins:
- the LOC123145431 gene encoding probable RNA-dependent RNA polymerase 1 — translation MGGKTLQVSGFPATFNVHHVKDLLERIVGVGKVCAVKLRPPKNSSANSRSFAIVQFETEAHASLVVNAARGNALRSGSNYLKVRPAERDIVLKPRTAMFNLEEDATLHFGCLLRERVLSVLWSGTGVSVEFGFAMKKIDFCLTYNSKKYKLELSYESIWEIQIHQPPGSQKKFLLIQVMAAPKIYEQNLRHSGSMYDDPSYNYFRDDTEDQWTRTTDFTPLASIGQSYILCLEIPNDCDLPNIREYFVYCEVHNDDFHCQPGHSYSSNTCFVPIVKSLYSTNVPYEIIFKINHLVQNGILSGPTLDDNFYRLVSPGYVCIDHIKRALENMSYLKKTCLNPTNWLSEQYKEIQRSRYMLTSPNISLDDDGLVYVYRVQITPAKVYFYGPEINVSNRVARNYADDLDNFLRISFVDEDFEKLRSTDLSPRSAPGNNARRTALYNRILSVLSNGITIGNKHFEFLAFSSSQLRDNSAWMFASHPGLSASDIREWMGNFRNIRNVAKYAARLGQSFSASTETLKVHKYEVQVIPDVKNGTKYVFSDGIGTISADFADEVSKKCKLARFTPSAFQIRYGGYKGVVAIDPTSHWKLSLRGSMSKFPSDNITLDVLAYSKYQPCFLNRQLITLLSTLGVRDNIFELKQQEVVKQLNRMVTEPQAAIDAIELMPMGEITNVVKELLLCGYKPDVEPYLSMILQTFRASKLLELKTKSRIFIPEGRAMMGCLDETRTLKYGQVFIQASNSANDSDKFIVTGKVVVAKNPCLHPGDIRILEAVYTPVLDHMVNCVVFPQQGPRPHPNECSGSDLDGDIYFVSWDPDLIPTRMVAPMDYTPAPTETLDHDVMIEEVHEYFANYIVNESLGIIANAHVVFADRESLKAESTQCIKLAELFSIAVDYPKTGVPAQIPPELHVKEYPDFMEKLDRVTYVSEGVIGKLYREIKKQSPRIEHFTKDVARRSYDSDLIVDGYQDYIDEAVWMKGEYDFKLGNLMEHYGIKSEAEIISGCILKMAKNFTKSSDADAIRQAVKSLRKEARSWFSEMNVGESGDVPEALYAKASAWYHVTYHPEYWGCYNEGYGRPHLISFPWCVYDKLLLIKQRKKFRRRMQPHVLDLQNSMRRNTIFG, via the exons ATGGGTGGCAAGACTCTTCAGGTGTCAGGATTTCCTGCAACTTTCAATGTTCACCATGTCAAGGATTTGTTGGAACGAATTGTCGGTGTGGGTAAAGTCTGTGCGGTCAAGCTCAGGCCTCCAAAGAACAGCTCTGCAAACTCAAGATCTTTTGCCATTGTTCAGTTCGAGACCGAAGCACATGCTTCGCTGGTGGTGAATGCGGCTCGAGGGAATGCACTTAGGAGTGGAAGTAATTATTTGAAGGTCCGACCTGCGGAACGTGACATTGTTCTGAAACCAAGAACTGCGATGTTTAATCTAGAGGAGGATGCAACATTGCATTTTGGCTGCCTTCTGAGGGAAAGAGTTCTATCTGTTCTGTGGAGCGGAACAGGCGTTTCTGTTGAGTTTGGATTTGCTATGAAGAAGATTGACTTTTGCCTGACCTACAACTCGAAGAAATACAAACTTGAACTTTCATATGAGAGCATATGGGAGATCCAGATTCATCAGCCACCTGGATCACAAAAGAAGTTCCTTTTGATTCAG GTCATGGCTGCTCCAAAAATTTACGAACAAAATCTACGGCATTCTGGCTCTATGTACGACGATCCATCATACAACTATTTTAGGGATGATACTGAAGATCAGTGGACCAGAACTACTGATTTTACTCCATTAGCCAGCATTGGGCAGTCATATATTCTGTGTCTGGAGATACCAAATGATTGTGATCTCCCGAACATTCGGGAGTACTTTGTTTACTGTGAAGTACACAATGATGACTTTCATTGCCAGCCTGGACATTCATATTCAAGCAATACCTGCTTTGTTCCAATTGTGAAATCTCTTTATTCCACCAATGTCCCCTATGAGATAATCTTCAAGATCAACCACTTGGTTCAGAATGGGATACTTAGTGGGCCAACACTTGATGACAACTTCTACCGTCTGGTCAGCCCGGGATATGTGTGTATTGACCATATAAAGCGTGCACTTGAAAATATGTCATACCTAAAAAAGACTTGCTTGAATCCAACAAATTGGTTATCTGAACAATACAAAGAAATTCAGAGATCACGCTACATGTTAACATCACCAAACATATCTCTGGATGATGATGGGTTGGTATATGTTTACAGGGTGCAAATTACCCCTGCAAAAGTGTACTTTTATGGTCCTGAAATTAATGTCTCGAATCGTGTTGCACGTAATTACGCTGATGATTTGGATAACTTCCTTCGGATTTCATTTGTCGACGAGGACTTTGAGAAGCTTCGTTCGACTGATTTATCACCACGTTCTGCTCCAGGAAATAATGCAAGGAGAACTGCTCTGTACAACAGAATTCTGTCGGTCCTATCGAATGGCATCACTATTGGTAACAAGCACTTtgagtttttggctttctcttcAAGCCAGCTGCGGGATAACTCTGCGTGGATGTTTGCTTCTCATCCGGGGTTGTCTGCCAGTGACATCAGGGAGTGGATGGGGAACTTCCGTAATATTAGAAATGTGGCAAAGTATGCTGCAAGGCTTGGTCAGTCCTTTAGTGCCTCAACAGAAACCTTGAAAGTACATAAGTATGAGGTGCAAGTAATTCCAGATGTAAAAAATGGTACGAAGTATGTATTCTCTGATGGAATTGGAACCATTTCAGCTGATTTTGCAGATGAGGTGTCTAAGAAGTGCAAATTGGCCCGCTTTACTCCCTCTGCTTTCCAAATAAGGTATGGGGGTTACAAAGGTGTTGTCGCTATTGATCCAACATCACACTGGAAACTTTCTTTAAGAGGAAGCATGTCAAAGTTTCCGTCAGACAACATCACACTGGATGTCCTTGCATACAGCAAGTACCAGCCATGTTTCCTGAACCGGCAGTTAATCACTCTTCTTTCGACACTCGGAGTTAGAGATAACATATTTGAACTGAAGCAACAAGAAGTTGTGAAGCAGTTAAACAGAATGGTAACTGAACCACAAGCTGCTATTGATGCAATTGAACTTATGCCCATGGGAGAGATTACCAATGTTGTTAAAGAATTGCTGTTATGTGGCTACAAGCCGGATGTTGAACCATATCTTTCTATGATTCTACAAACCTTTAGAGCATCCAAGTTGCTAGAACTGAAAACGAAGTCTAGGATATTCATCCCAGAAGGACGAGCAATGATGGGATGCTTGGATGAAACCCGCACACTCAAGTACGGACAGGTATTCATTCAAGCTTCTAATAGTGCAAATGACAGTGACAAGTTCATCGTAACTGGAAAAGTTGTCGTTGCCAAAAACCCTTGCCTCCACCCTGGTGATATCCGTATTCTCGAGGCTGTTTATACCCCTGTTCTGGACCATATGGTTAACTGTGTTGTCTTTCCACAGCAGGGGCCAAG GCCTCATCCTAACGAGTGTTCAGGAAGTGATCTTGATGGGGACATATATTTTGTTTCATGGGACCCAGATCTCATTCCAACTCGTATGGTGGCACCTATGGACTATACTCCAGCACCAACAGAAACATTAGATCATGATGTTATGATCGAG GAAGTACATGAGTATTTCGCAAATTACATAGTTAATGAGAGTCTGGGAATCATTGCCAACGCACATGTGGTCTTTGCGGATAGGGAAAGCTTGAAGGCTGAAAGTACACAATGCATTAAGCTGGCAGAGCTCTTCTCCATTGCTGTTGATTACCCAAAGACAGGAGTGCCGGCTCAAATTCCGCCTGAACTACATGTGAAGGAGTACCCAGATTTTATGGAGAAGCTCGACAGGGTTACCTATGTATCTGAGGGAGTAATAGGGAAGCTGTATAGGGAAATTAAGAAGCAGAGCCCTCGCATAGAGCATTTCACAAAGGATGTGGCAAGGCGGTCTTATGACAGTGATTTGATTGTTGATGGCTACCAAGACTACATCGACGAAGCTGTGTGGATGAAGGGAGAGTATGACTTCAAGTTGGGTAATCTGATGGAGCACTATGGAATAAAAAGCGAGGCTGAGATAATAAGTGGATGCATTCTTAAGATGGCGAAGAATTTTACCAAGAGTAGTGACGCCGATGCTATTAGACAGGCGGTGAAATCATTGCGGAAGGAAGCAAGGTCATGGTTCAGCGAGATGAACGTCGGTGAGAGCGGGGATGTCCCTGAAGCCTTGTATGCCAAGGCATCCGCTTGGTATCATGTTACCTATCACCCCGAGTACTGGGGTTGTTACAATGAAGGATATGGCCGGCCACATCTCATCAGCTTTCCATGGTGTGTCTATGACAAGCTGCTTCTCATCAAGCAGAGAAAGAAATTTCGAAGGAGGATGCAGCCTCATGTGCTTGATCTCCAGAATAGCATGAGGCGAAACACGATATTCGGTTGA